One Spinacia oleracea cultivar Varoflay chromosome 4, BTI_SOV_V1, whole genome shotgun sequence DNA segment encodes these proteins:
- the LOC130459667 gene encoding uncharacterized protein, with product MFLSKYTNIGSFEKLDIETPDIYVKKIVFGCEYYAKVQGQPILMRKDIIAATIINCLPNKFPYLELKEKFKDMHSDNGTPNLTKYGTWDGRWKYDSEILTTIIEAAESGFRDGKIVGSHVGDSVTEEPMGISVNNDLEENDVAVENENVGVEAEYPNPAAHEPTIEISSDLDAELESEQEMASEPNQDEDMGEDANPEEDPDEDPEEEFDNLEI from the coding sequence atgtttctttccaagtatactaacataggatccttcgagaaacttgatatagaaacccctgatatttacgtgaagaaaattgtgtttggatgtgaatattatgctaaagttcaagggcaacctatcttaatgagaaaggatatcatagcagccacaatcattaattgcttacctaacaaatttccatacctagaactcaaggaaaagtttaaagacatgcattctgataatgggactccaaacttgactaagtatggaacttgggatggtagatggaaatatgattcagaaattctgaccaccattattgaagcggcagaaagtgggtttagagacggtaaaatcgtagggagtcatgttggggattcagttacagaagaacctatgggaattagtgtaaataatgacctagaggaaaatgatgtagctgtggagaatgagaatgtaggtgttgaggcagagtatcctaacccagcggctcatgagccaaccattgagatctctagtgatttggatgcagagctcgaaagtgaacaggagatggcaagtgagcctaatcaagatgaagacatgggtgaagatgcaaaccctgaggaagaccccgatgaagaccctgaagaagagttcgataatcttgagatctaa